A part of Caloenas nicobarica isolate bCalNic1 chromosome 10, bCalNic1.hap1, whole genome shotgun sequence genomic DNA contains:
- the FAM219B gene encoding protein FAM219B, whose translation MATGGGAGSAQGGRRGAGLIRAESKRLNKPMDAVEKRGPYIMNKPPSLHAKLQRQRELAKAALRRQGLLGGPAPHQPKPAAKRSVKFNKGYTALSQVADENLVSLDSDSDGELGSRCSSGYSSAEQVNQDLSRQLLQDGYHLDEVPDDEDLDLIPPKPVASSSCPCCFGENLSCVIQ comes from the exons ctgatCCGAGCTGAAAGCAAGAGGCTGAACAAGCCGATGGATGCGGTGGAGAAAAGGGGACCGTACATCATGAACAAGCCTCCCTCCCTTCACGCCAAGCTCC AACGGCAGCGCGAGCTGGCGAAGGCAGCGCTGCGGAGacaggggctgctggggggacCCGCGCCGCACCAGCCGAAGCCGGCGGCGAAAAG gtcggtgaagtttaacaagggctACACGGCACTCAGCCAGGTGGCGGATGAGAACCTGGTCTCCCTCGACTCAGACAG CGACGGGGAGCTGGGATCCAGATGTTCCTCAGGCTACTCTTCGGCTGAG CAGGTGAACCAGGACCTGAGccggcagctgctgcaggacggGTACCACCTCGACGAGGTCCCCGACGATGAAGATCTGGATCTCATCCCCCCGAAACCCGTCGCCTCCTCTTCTTGCCCCTGTTGTTTCGGAGAAAATCTCTCCTGTGTGATCCAGTAG
- the MPI gene encoding mannose-6-phosphate isomerase, whose translation MAEIRVFPLCCAVQSYSWGKLGLASEVAQLLASGDPMVRIQPERPYAELWMGAHPRGDALIRDNRIPQKTLGQWIADNPACLGAKVKDTFQGRLPFLFKVLSVNTALSIQAHPNKELAAKLHAQFPEHYPDANHKPEMAIALTPFEGLCGFRPVEEIVSFLQTVPELRALIGEVAAEQLERSGSDDPRGVSAALRVCFTRLMKSEKKFFVDQLNMLVKRISQEAAEGKDTSGSNGDLLLRLHSQYPGDIGCFTIYFLNLVRLEPGEAMFLGANEPHAYLHGDCVECMACSDNTVRAGLTPKFIDVLTLCEMLNYTPAPSSSKIFPAAQSPLDPSVYLYDPPVPDFAIMRIEIPPSIKLYLVSAVDSASILLVIQGTAVGTSTAAASEMALRRGSVLFISANESISLQLSSPDGMLLFRACCLL comes from the exons atGGCGGAGATCCGCG TGTTCCCGCTGTGCTGCGCCGTGCAGAGCTACTCGTGGGGCAAGCTGGGGCTGGCCAGCGAGGTGGCCCAGCTGCTGGCCAGTGGCGACCCCATGGTCCGCATCCAGCCCGAACGGCCCTACGCGGAG CTGTGGATGGGCGCGCACCCCCGGGGCGATGCCCTCATCCGGGATAACCGCATCCCCCAAAAGACGCTGGGCCAGTGGATCGCCGACAACCCCGCCTGCCTGGGGGCCAAGGTGAAGGACACCTTCCAGGGCCGCCTGCCCTTCCTCTTCAAGGTGCTGTCTGTCAACACCGCCCTCTCCATCCAGGCGCACCCCAACAAG GAGCTGGCGGCGAAGCTGCATGCCCAGTTCCCCGAGCACTACCCCGACGCAAACCACAAGCCCGAAATGGCCATCGCTCTCACCCCCTTCGAGGGCTTGTGCGGCTTTCGGCCGGTGGAGGAGATCGTCTCCTTCCTCCAGA CCGTCCCCGAGCTGCGGGCGCTGATCGGGGAGGTGGCGGCGGAGCAGCTGGAGCGCAGCGGGAGCGACGACCCCCGCGGCGTCTCGGCCGCCCTCCGCGTCTGCTTCACCCGCCTGATGAAGAGCGAGAAGAAGTTCTTCGTTGACCAGCTGAACATGCTGGTGAAGAGGATCTCCCAGGAAG CAGCGGAAGGGAAGGACACGTCGGGGAGCAATGGGGAcctgctgctgcggctgcaCTCCCAGTACCCAGGGGACATCGGCTGCTTCACCATTTATTTCCTCAACCTGGTGCGGCTGGAGCCGGGGGAGGCCATGTTCCTGGGGGCCAACGAGCCCCACGCCTACCTGCACGGAG ACTGCGTGGAGTGCATGGCGTGCTCGGATAACACGGTGCGTGCCGGGCTCACCCCCAAATTCATCGATGTCCTCACGTTGTGCGAGATGCTCAACTACACGCCGGCGCCCAGCAGCTCCAAGATCTTCCCGGCTGCGCAGAGCCCGCTCGACCCCAGCGTCTACCTCTACGACCCCCCTGTGCCAGACTTCGCCATCATGAGGATAGAG ATCCCCCCCTCCATCAAGCTGTACCTCGTCTCCGCCGTGGACTCCGCCAGCATCTTGCTGGTGATCCAAGGGACAGCCGTGGGCACCTCCACGGCCGCAGCCTCCGAAATGGCCCTGCGGCGCGGCTCCGTGCTCTTCATCTCTGCCAACGAGAGCATCTCCCTCCAGCTCTCCTCACCCGACGGGATGCTGCTCTTCCGagcctgctgcctcctctga
- the SCAMP2 gene encoding secretory carrier-associated membrane protein 2, which yields MSGFDTNPFADPVDINPFQDPSVTQLTNASQSGLDEFNPFSESSQLTNAARTTPATQPSGHSQPAVLQTSVEPTPQAVAAAAQAGLLQQQAELERKAAELEKKERELQSNAASINPRQNNWPPLPKKCPIKPCFYQDFSADIPADYQRICKMLYYLWMLHSITLLLNVLACLAWFTVENDRGVDFGLSILWFVLFTPCAFLCWYRPIYKAFRSDSSFSFFVFFFVFFCQIAIYIIQAVGIPGWGDSGWIAALSELRGNVAVAVIMMVVSGFFTLCAVLSLFLLKQVHSMYRRTGASFQRAQEEFSQGILSNRSFQNAAAGVASSAAQSAFRGN from the exons ATGTCGGGCTTCGACACCAACCCGTTCGCCGACCCGGTGGACATCAACCCCTTCCAG GATCCCTCGGTGACACAGCTCACAAACGCCAGCCAAAGTGGCTTGGATGAATTCAACCCCTTTTCCGAGAGCTCCCAGCTG ACAAATGCGGCACGGACAACACCAGCCACGCAGCCCTCCGGCCACTCGCAGCCTGCGGTTCTGCAGACGTCGGTGGAGCCCACTCCCCAG GCTGTGGCCGCGGCGGCGCAGGCTGggctgcttcagcagcaggcGGAGTTAGAGAGGAAGGCGGCGGAGttggagaagaaggagagggaaTTGCAGAGCAACGCAGCCAGCATCAACC CGAGGCAAAACAACTGGCCGCCTCTTCCCAAGAAGTGTCCGATCAAGCCGTGTTTTTATCAGGATTTTTCCGCAGACATCCCAGCCGACTACCAGCGGATATGCAAAATGCTGTATTACTTGTGGATGC TGCATTCGATTACCCTGCTCCTAAACGTGCTCGCTTGCCTGGCGTGGTTCACGGTTGAGAACGACAGAGGAGTTGACTTTGGTCTCTCGATcctgtggtttgttttattcACCCCTTGTGCCTTTCTCTGTTGGTACCGACCAATTTACAAGGCGTTCAG GTCTgacagctccttcagcttcttCGTCTTCTTTTTCGTCTTCTTCTGCCAAATAGCGATCTACATCATCCAGGCTGTCGGCATTCCAGGCTGGGGTGACAG CGGGTGGATCGCGGCGCTGTCGGAGCTGCGCGGGAACGTGGCCGTGGCCGTGATCATGATGGTGGTGTCAGGATTCTTCACGTTGTGCGCCGTTCTCTCGCTCTTCCTCCTGAAGCAG gTGCATTCCATGTATCGGCGCACAGGAGCCAGTTTCCAAAGGGCCCAGGAGGAGTTTTCCCAAGGCATCCTCAGCAACAGGAGCTTCCAGAACGCAGCCGCTGGGGTGGCCTCCTCAGCCGCACAGAGTGCTTTCCGAGGAAATTAG
- the ULK3 gene encoding serine/threonine-protein kinase ULK3 isoform X2 → MAGAAWDPPRLDGFILTERLGAGTYATVYKAYRKRDTREVVAIKCVSKRSLNRASVENLLTEIEILKTIRHPHIVELKDFQWDSDHIYLIMEFCAGGDLSRFIRMRRILPEKVARIFLQQLACALKFLHDHNISHLDLKPQNILLSAPENPQLKLADFGFAQYMSPWDEKHVLRGSPLYMAPEMVCCQQYDARVDLWSVGVILYEALFGKPPFASRSFAELEEKIRSDRAVELPSRPPLSPECRDLLGQLLERDPSKRISFECFFAHPFVDMEHVPGPESLCKATDLVVQAVKKDQEGDASAALPLYCKALEYFVPALHYESDARRKEAIRAKVGQYISRAEELKALVTSSSKNLLQQGNPARELLKEMAKDKPRLCAALEMASAAIAKEEEGKDDGDTLELYQQSLGELLLLLAAEPAGRRRELLHAEIQTLMARAEYLKDQMKMREAQSMGKEALAEPVRSVCTLQ, encoded by the exons atGGCCGGGGCCGCCTGGGACCCCCCGCGCCTGGACGGCTTCATCCTCACCGAGCGCCTGGGCGCCGGCACCTACGCCACGGTCTACAAGGCCTACAGGAAG AGGGACACGCGGGAGGTGGTGGCCATCAAGTGCGTGAGCAAGAGGAGCCTCAACCGGGCCTCGGTGGAGAACCTGCTGACGGAGATCGAGATCCTGAAGACCATCCGCCACCCGCACATCGTGGAGCTCAAGGACTTCCAG TGGGACAGTGACCACATCTACCTGATCATGGAGTTCTGCGCCGGGGGGGATCTCTCCCGCTTCATCCGCATGCGCAGGATCCTCCCCGAGAAGGTGGCGCGTatcttcctgcagcagctgg CCTGCGCCCTGAAGTTCCTCCACGACCACAACATCTCCCACCTGGACCTCAAGCCGCAGAACATCCTCCTGAGCGCCCCGGAGAACCCCCAGCTGAAGCTGGCAG ATTTTGGCTTTGCGCAGTACATGTCGCCGTGGGACGAGAAGCACGTTCTGCGGGGCTCCCCGCTCTACATGGCCCCCGAGATGGTGTGCTGCCAGCAGTACGACGCGCGGGTGGACCTGTGGTCGGTGGGCGTCATCCTTTATG AAGCACTTTTTGGGAAGCCGCCCTTTGCCTCCCGCTCCTTcgctgagctggaggagaagatCCGCAGCGACCGGGCTGTCGAG CTTCCCAGCCGGCCCCCGCTCTCCCCGGAATGCCGGGATCTCCTGGGACAGCTCTTGGAGAGGGATCCCTCGAAACGCATCTCCTTCGAGTGCTTCTTTGCGCACCCCTTTGTAGATATGGAGCACGTCCCTGGCCCTGAGAGCCTCTGCAAGGCG ACCGATCTGGTGGTGCAGGCGGTGAAGAAGGATCAGGAGGGGGACGCCTCTGCCGCCCTCCCCCTCTACTGCAAAGCCCTGGAGTATTTTGTGCCGGCTCTGCACT ATGAAAGCGACGCTCGCCGGAAAGAAGCCATCCGGGCCAAG GTGGGTCAGTACATCTCCCGAGCGGAGGAGCTGAAGGCGTTGGTCACCTCCAGCAGCAAGAACCTCCTGCAGCAAGGGAACCCGGCCAGAGAGCTCCTTAAAG AGATGGCCAAGGACAAGCCTCGGCTCTGCGCTGCGCTGGAAATGGCTTCTGCTGCCATCGCCAAG gaggaggaaggcaaagaTGACGGTGACACCCTGGAGCTCTACCAGCAGAGCCTGGGcgagctgctgctcctcctggccG CGGAGccggcggggaggcggcgggagcTGCTCCACGCGGAG ATCCAGACTCTGATGGCCCGAGCTGAGTACCTGAAAGATCAGATGAAG ATGCGGGAGGCACAGTCCATGGGCAAGGAGGCACTGGCAGAGCCCGTCCGGAGCG TCTGTACCTTGCAGTGA
- the ULK3 gene encoding serine/threonine-protein kinase ULK3 isoform X1 — protein sequence MAGAAWDPPRLDGFILTERLGAGTYATVYKAYRKRDTREVVAIKCVSKRSLNRASVENLLTEIEILKTIRHPHIVELKDFQWDSDHIYLIMEFCAGGDLSRFIRMRRILPEKVARIFLQQLACALKFLHDHNISHLDLKPQNILLSAPENPQLKLADFGFAQYMSPWDEKHVLRGSPLYMAPEMVCCQQYDARVDLWSVGVILYEALFGKPPFASRSFAELEEKIRSDRAVELPSRPPLSPECRDLLGQLLERDPSKRISFECFFAHPFVDMEHVPGPESLCKATDLVVQAVKKDQEGDASAALPLYCKALEYFVPALHYESDARRKEAIRAKVGQYISRAEELKALVTSSSKNLLQQGNPARELLKEMAKDKPRLCAALEMASAAIAKEEEGKDDGDTLELYQQSLGELLLLLAAEPAGRRRELLHAEIQTLMARAEYLKDQMKVQLLGGALEHAGGVTGWKTLLSPGRCGRHSPWARRHWQSPSGASVPCSDEQEPAGRTLSPLWRCHAERCRQLLS from the exons atGGCCGGGGCCGCCTGGGACCCCCCGCGCCTGGACGGCTTCATCCTCACCGAGCGCCTGGGCGCCGGCACCTACGCCACGGTCTACAAGGCCTACAGGAAG AGGGACACGCGGGAGGTGGTGGCCATCAAGTGCGTGAGCAAGAGGAGCCTCAACCGGGCCTCGGTGGAGAACCTGCTGACGGAGATCGAGATCCTGAAGACCATCCGCCACCCGCACATCGTGGAGCTCAAGGACTTCCAG TGGGACAGTGACCACATCTACCTGATCATGGAGTTCTGCGCCGGGGGGGATCTCTCCCGCTTCATCCGCATGCGCAGGATCCTCCCCGAGAAGGTGGCGCGTatcttcctgcagcagctgg CCTGCGCCCTGAAGTTCCTCCACGACCACAACATCTCCCACCTGGACCTCAAGCCGCAGAACATCCTCCTGAGCGCCCCGGAGAACCCCCAGCTGAAGCTGGCAG ATTTTGGCTTTGCGCAGTACATGTCGCCGTGGGACGAGAAGCACGTTCTGCGGGGCTCCCCGCTCTACATGGCCCCCGAGATGGTGTGCTGCCAGCAGTACGACGCGCGGGTGGACCTGTGGTCGGTGGGCGTCATCCTTTATG AAGCACTTTTTGGGAAGCCGCCCTTTGCCTCCCGCTCCTTcgctgagctggaggagaagatCCGCAGCGACCGGGCTGTCGAG CTTCCCAGCCGGCCCCCGCTCTCCCCGGAATGCCGGGATCTCCTGGGACAGCTCTTGGAGAGGGATCCCTCGAAACGCATCTCCTTCGAGTGCTTCTTTGCGCACCCCTTTGTAGATATGGAGCACGTCCCTGGCCCTGAGAGCCTCTGCAAGGCG ACCGATCTGGTGGTGCAGGCGGTGAAGAAGGATCAGGAGGGGGACGCCTCTGCCGCCCTCCCCCTCTACTGCAAAGCCCTGGAGTATTTTGTGCCGGCTCTGCACT ATGAAAGCGACGCTCGCCGGAAAGAAGCCATCCGGGCCAAG GTGGGTCAGTACATCTCCCGAGCGGAGGAGCTGAAGGCGTTGGTCACCTCCAGCAGCAAGAACCTCCTGCAGCAAGGGAACCCGGCCAGAGAGCTCCTTAAAG AGATGGCCAAGGACAAGCCTCGGCTCTGCGCTGCGCTGGAAATGGCTTCTGCTGCCATCGCCAAG gaggaggaaggcaaagaTGACGGTGACACCCTGGAGCTCTACCAGCAGAGCCTGGGcgagctgctgctcctcctggccG CGGAGccggcggggaggcggcgggagcTGCTCCACGCGGAG ATCCAGACTCTGATGGCCCGAGCTGAGTACCTGAAAGATCAGATGAAGGTACAGCTGCTTGGGGGTGCTCTGGAGCATGCCGGGGGGGTTACAGGCTGGAAAACGCTCCTCTCCCCTGGCAGATGCGGGAGGCACAGTCCATGGGCAAGGAGGCACTGGCAGAGCCCGTCCGGAGCG TCTGTACCTTGCAGTGATGAGCAGGAGCCAGCCGGCAGGACGCTGTCACCGCTCTGGCGCTGCCACGCAGAGAGATGCCGTCAGCTTTTGTCCTGA
- the CPLX3 gene encoding complexin-3 translates to MAFMVKSMVGGQLKNLTGGLGGEEKSEGEKSPAEAQGMTREEYEEYQRQLVEEKMERDAQFAQRKAERATVRSHFRDKYRLPKNETDDNQIQLVGGDVELPKELAKMIEQDNEEEEEKNSVIGQLSNIQNLDLDSLKDKASATLEDLKQSAEKCAVM, encoded by the exons ATGGCGTTCATGGTGAAGAGCATGGTGGGGGGGCAGCTGAAGAACCTGACGGGTGGCCTGGGCGGCGAGGAGAAGAGCGAGGGAGAGAAGTCTCCAGCCGAAGCGCAGGGCATGACCCGCGAGGAGTATGAGGAATATCAGCGGCAGCTGGTGGAGGAGAA gatggagagagatgCCCAGTTTGCCCAGCGCAAGGCGGAGAGGGCCACAGTCAGGTCCCACTTCCGAGACAAGTACAGGCTCCCCAAG AATGAAACAGATGACAACCAGATCCAGCTGGTGGGGGGTGACGTGGAGCTGCCCAAAGAGCTGGCCAAGATGATCGAGCAGGACaacgaggaggaggaagagaagaactCGGTGATCGGCCAGCTCAGCAACATCCAGAACCTGGACCTTGATTCCTTGAAAGACAAAGCTTCAGCCACGCTAGAGGACCTGAAGCAATCGGCTGAGAAATGCGCCGTGATGTGA